In the Alteromonas sp. M12 genome, one interval contains:
- a CDS encoding DUF1244 domain-containing protein has protein sequence MDKQTEIEIQAATFRRLLKHLDDNKDVQNIDLMILADFCRNCLGKWYKAAAQEKGIEIDYEQAREKIYGIPYAQWKEKYQAKATPEQLAAFDARQAQKGGCN, from the coding sequence ATGGATAAACAAACAGAAATTGAAATACAAGCGGCTACTTTTAGACGTTTGTTGAAACATTTAGATGATAATAAAGATGTACAAAACATCGATCTGATGATTTTGGCGGACTTTTGCCGTAATTGTTTGGGCAAATGGTACAAGGCTGCAGCACAAGAAAAAGGGATAGAGATCGATTACGAACAAGCCCGTGAAAAAATATACGGTATTCCTTACGCACAGTGGAAGGAAAAATACCAAGCCAAAGCAACGCCAGAACAATTAGCGGCTTTTGATGCCAGACAAGCACAAAAAGGCGGCTGTAACTAA